The following coding sequences lie in one Miscanthus floridulus cultivar M001 chromosome 9, ASM1932011v1, whole genome shotgun sequence genomic window:
- the LOC136481418 gene encoding uncharacterized protein isoform X2, producing MDVTPLWNHSSDALLYAHHPSHMVDLNKSQNPDGFSHCHELGRKAPHFLINGVSWGNLDAKGSIPRKQVFQTDEVLLSQVDLNKTQNPDGFSHCHELGRQAPHFLVNGVSWGNLDAKGSIPRKPDSCSVQGKSGCHYIIDLEKPATLDCGVQGKSGCHYIIDLEKPATLDCSVQGKSGCQYIIDLEKPATLDDEDADYANHNGGLSDNSQCVPLDSSSVMRGCLCTDQSAPYVTSGSVGSSDTPDSHSPAITKNTASGRMFIDLNVAQEDDFNFCPDPSKLVCSTSTSSATRQSGGFCNNSSKGSSGTVATTITVPDSSREVLAAGVFRDFQSHKPFFMETSTPLPRKNTHHQMISRLESQGCMEMEVPRKELSVRSSGENNSYSGLTKLGGSQVTKSPISGIAINRSVVIPETPQGRDYQCPRSRSSCNAASVAPEAVSFDEMEMGEDEKSAATAAETLVSMFASNSAWLTDGPGSNGETYAEDATQEPAPSLNSFEESILSLEEMKDDGESVPVRAPDNDGPSCGIKLKRGRGLRDFQREILPGLVSLARHEICDDLHSIGYEIRKTRSRRSPGDEGSPPTRIRLPRRCSTAWNR from the exons ATGGATGTGACGCCCTTGTGGAACCACTCATCCGATGCTCTGTTATATGCTCACCATCCTTCTCACATG GTGGATTTGAATAAATCACAGAATCCAGATGGTTTTAGCCATTGTCATGAGCTAGGCAGGAAGGCCCCTCATTTCCTCATCAATGGGGTCTCATGGGGGAATTTGGATGCCAAGGGCTCGATTCCGAGGAAGCAAGTGTTCCAAACAGATGAGGTTTTGCTATCGCAGGTGGATTTGAATAAAACACAGAATCCAGATGGTTTTAGCCATTGTCATGAGCTAGGCAGGCAGGCCCCTCATTTCCTCGTCAATGGGGTCTCATGGGGGAATTTGGATGCCAAGGGGTCAATTCCGAGGAAGCCTGACTCTTGCAGTGTACAGGGAAAGTCTGGTTGCCACTATATCATTGATTTAGAGAAACCAGCCACATTGGATTGCGGTGTACAGGGAAAGTCTGGTTGCCACTATATCATTGATTTAGAGAAACCAGCCACATTGGATTGCAGTGTACAGGGAAAGTCTGGTTGCCAGTATATCATTGATTTAGAGAAACCAGCCACATTGGATGATGAGGATGCAGACTATGCTAACCACAATGGTGGTCTTTCAGATAATTCACAGTGTGTTCCACTGGATAGCTCTTCGGTGATGCGTGGTTGCTTATGCACAGATCAAAGCGCCCCTTATGTTACTTCTG GTTCAGTTGGTTCCAGTGATACTCCAGACAGTCATTCACCTGCCATAACAAAGAATACAGCATCTGGACGCATGTTTATCGATCTGAATGTAGCCCAGGAGGATGATTTTAATTTTTGCCCTGATCCCTCCAAATTGGTGTGTTCTACTTCAACTAGTTCTGCTACAAGACAGTCTGGAGGTTTTTGCAACAATTCGAGCAAAGGATCCTCCGGAACAGTCGCCACGACTATCACTGTTCCAGATAGTTCAAGGGAAGTGTTGGCTGCAGGTGTATTTCGTGATTTCCAGAGCCACAAGCCTTTCTTTATGGAAACATCAACTCCACTTCCCAGAAAAAATACCCATCATCAGATGATTTCCAGATTGGAGTCTCAGGGTTGTATGGAAATGGAAGTACCACGGAAAGAACTTTCAGTTCGTTCCAGCGGTGAAAATAATTCTTATTCAGGTTTAACTAAACTGGGAGGCAGCCAAGTCACAA AGAGTCCAATTTCTGGAATTGCAATTAACAGGTCTGTTGTGATCCCGGAAACTCCTCAAGGTCGTGACTATCAATGTCCACGATCGAGATCGTCATGTAATGCAGCATCAGTTGCGCCTGAAGCTGTCAGCTTTGATGAAATGGAGATGGGAGAGGACGAAAAAAGTGCTGCTACAGCAGCTGAGACACTTGTTTCCATGTTTGCGAGCAACTCTGCATGGTTGACAGATGGCCCTGGAAGCAATGGTGAAACATACGCTGAGGATGCAACACAGGAACCTGCACCTTCATTGAATTCTTTTGAGGAAAGCATACTGAGCCTAGAGGAGATGAAAGATGATGGGGAATCGGTCCCAGTGAGAGCACCCGACAATGATGGGCCTTCGTGTGGGATTAAGCTGAAGAGAGGGAGGGGGTTGAGAGATTTCCAGAGGGAAATATTGCCTGGGCTTGTGTCCCTGGCGAGGCATGAGATATGTGATGACTTGCACTCCATAGGATACGAAATCAGGAAAACTCGGTCACGGAGAAGCCCTGGTGATGAGGGTAGTCCACCAACACGAATACGACTGCCTAGGCGTTGTTCTACCGCATGGAACCGATGA
- the LOC136481418 gene encoding uncharacterized protein isoform X1: MDVTPLWNHSSDALLYAHHPSHMVDLNKSQNPDGFSHCHELGRKAPHFLINGVSWGNLDAKGSIPRKQVFQTDEVLLSQVDLNKTQNPDGFSHCHELGRQAPHFLVNGVSWGNLDAKGSIPRKPDSCSVQGKSGCHYIIDLEKPATLDCGVQGKSGCHYIIDLEKPATLDCSVQGKSGCQYIIDLEKPATLDDEDADYANHNGGLSDNSQCVPLDSSSVMRGCLCTDQSAPYVTSGSVGSSDTPDSHSPAITKNTASGRMFIDLNVAQEDDFNFCPDPSKLVCSTSTSSATRQSGGFCNNSSKGSSGTVATTITVPDSSREVLAAGVFRDFQSHKPFFMETSTPLPRKNTHHQMISRLESQGCMEMEVPRKELSVRSSGENNSYSGLTKLGGSQVTNLMGQVQAAVVVVHRDNQEETITVISDHKVEGFDLNVAVESTDFPANFESSYLRQHVNNDGRHCLAQNEAQQNIAPIECPIVRNQNMAVKSTDGEDVQSPISGIAINRSVVIPETPQGRDYQCPRSRSSCNAASVAPEAVSFDEMEMGEDEKSAATAAETLVSMFASNSAWLTDGPGSNGETYAEDATQEPAPSLNSFEESILSLEEMKDDGESVPVRAPDNDGPSCGIKLKRGRGLRDFQREILPGLVSLARHEICDDLHSIGYEIRKTRSRRSPGDEGSPPTRIRLPRRCSTAWNR, from the exons ATGGATGTGACGCCCTTGTGGAACCACTCATCCGATGCTCTGTTATATGCTCACCATCCTTCTCACATG GTGGATTTGAATAAATCACAGAATCCAGATGGTTTTAGCCATTGTCATGAGCTAGGCAGGAAGGCCCCTCATTTCCTCATCAATGGGGTCTCATGGGGGAATTTGGATGCCAAGGGCTCGATTCCGAGGAAGCAAGTGTTCCAAACAGATGAGGTTTTGCTATCGCAGGTGGATTTGAATAAAACACAGAATCCAGATGGTTTTAGCCATTGTCATGAGCTAGGCAGGCAGGCCCCTCATTTCCTCGTCAATGGGGTCTCATGGGGGAATTTGGATGCCAAGGGGTCAATTCCGAGGAAGCCTGACTCTTGCAGTGTACAGGGAAAGTCTGGTTGCCACTATATCATTGATTTAGAGAAACCAGCCACATTGGATTGCGGTGTACAGGGAAAGTCTGGTTGCCACTATATCATTGATTTAGAGAAACCAGCCACATTGGATTGCAGTGTACAGGGAAAGTCTGGTTGCCAGTATATCATTGATTTAGAGAAACCAGCCACATTGGATGATGAGGATGCAGACTATGCTAACCACAATGGTGGTCTTTCAGATAATTCACAGTGTGTTCCACTGGATAGCTCTTCGGTGATGCGTGGTTGCTTATGCACAGATCAAAGCGCCCCTTATGTTACTTCTG GTTCAGTTGGTTCCAGTGATACTCCAGACAGTCATTCACCTGCCATAACAAAGAATACAGCATCTGGACGCATGTTTATCGATCTGAATGTAGCCCAGGAGGATGATTTTAATTTTTGCCCTGATCCCTCCAAATTGGTGTGTTCTACTTCAACTAGTTCTGCTACAAGACAGTCTGGAGGTTTTTGCAACAATTCGAGCAAAGGATCCTCCGGAACAGTCGCCACGACTATCACTGTTCCAGATAGTTCAAGGGAAGTGTTGGCTGCAGGTGTATTTCGTGATTTCCAGAGCCACAAGCCTTTCTTTATGGAAACATCAACTCCACTTCCCAGAAAAAATACCCATCATCAGATGATTTCCAGATTGGAGTCTCAGGGTTGTATGGAAATGGAAGTACCACGGAAAGAACTTTCAGTTCGTTCCAGCGGTGAAAATAATTCTTATTCAGGTTTAACTAAACTGGGAGGCAGCCAAGTCACAAATTTAATGGGACAAGTACAAGCAGCTGTTGTTGTTGTACATAGGGATAACCAAGAGGAAACTATAACAGTAATATCTGATCACAAAGTGGAAGGCTTTGACCTAAATGTAGCAGTTGAGAGCACTGATTTTCCAGCAAATTTTGAAAGCAGTTATTTAAGGCAACATGTAAATAATGATGGCAGACATTGTTTGGCTCAGAATGAGGCTCAGCAAAATATTGCTCCCATTGAATGTCCAATTGTTAGAAACCAGAACATGGCTGTTAAGAGCACGGATGGTGAGGATGTACAGAGTCCAATTTCTGGAATTGCAATTAACAGGTCTGTTGTGATCCCGGAAACTCCTCAAGGTCGTGACTATCAATGTCCACGATCGAGATCGTCATGTAATGCAGCATCAGTTGCGCCTGAAGCTGTCAGCTTTGATGAAATGGAGATGGGAGAGGACGAAAAAAGTGCTGCTACAGCAGCTGAGACACTTGTTTCCATGTTTGCGAGCAACTCTGCATGGTTGACAGATGGCCCTGGAAGCAATGGTGAAACATACGCTGAGGATGCAACACAGGAACCTGCACCTTCATTGAATTCTTTTGAGGAAAGCATACTGAGCCTAGAGGAGATGAAAGATGATGGGGAATCGGTCCCAGTGAGAGCACCCGACAATGATGGGCCTTCGTGTGGGATTAAGCTGAAGAGAGGGAGGGGGTTGAGAGATTTCCAGAGGGAAATATTGCCTGGGCTTGTGTCCCTGGCGAGGCATGAGATATGTGATGACTTGCACTCCATAGGATACGAAATCAGGAAAACTCGGTCACGGAGAAGCCCTGGTGATGAGGGTAGTCCACCAACACGAATACGACTGCCTAGGCGTTGTTCTACCGCATGGAACCGATGA